One Blastocatellia bacterium DNA segment encodes these proteins:
- a CDS encoding redoxin domain-containing protein, with protein sequence MKKRKNAHRRLKADSKKATTRRALWVGAVIVAVIVTAGVIWAMVQEEASPTTASTPTSASSATKTPEPAQPQIQITPTPEQGDSPLTITVNDSNQSATNPSPLKITMNPPAAVPATGTVAPDFTLQDLNGRTVQLSRLRGKVVVVNFWATWCGPCKAEIPGFINVYNKYKRKGLEIIGISLDTAGADVVAEFVKKYSINYPVALDKSATQQKYGGVTGIPTTFIIDRQGRIAKRHVGYMDQTAFEKMVSPLL encoded by the coding sequence ATGAAAAAACGAAAGAACGCTCACCGACGCTTGAAAGCAGATAGCAAGAAAGCGACGACTCGCCGTGCGCTGTGGGTAGGCGCAGTGATTGTGGCTGTGATCGTAACCGCTGGAGTCATCTGGGCAATGGTTCAGGAGGAGGCATCCCCAACCACCGCTTCGACGCCAACAAGCGCGTCCAGCGCGACGAAGACGCCTGAACCGGCTCAGCCGCAGATTCAAATCACTCCCACGCCCGAACAGGGCGATTCACCGTTGACGATCACGGTCAACGATTCAAATCAATCAGCCACCAACCCATCGCCTTTGAAGATCACCATGAATCCACCGGCAGCCGTCCCAGCCACCGGAACGGTGGCGCCGGACTTCACGCTGCAAGACCTCAACGGTCGCACCGTGCAATTATCGCGGCTCCGTGGCAAAGTTGTGGTGGTGAATTTTTGGGCGACCTGGTGTGGCCCGTGTAAGGCTGAAATCCCCGGTTTCATCAACGTCTACAACAAGTACAAACGCAAAGGGCTGGAAATTATCGGCATCTCATTGGACACAGCCGGCGCGGATGTCGTAGCCGAGTTCGTCAAGAAGTATTCGATCAACTACCCGGTCGCGTTAGATAAATCTGCCACGCAACAAAAGTACGGCGGCGTGACCGGCATCCCCACAACATTCATCATTGATCGCCAAGGGCGCATCGCCAAGCGTCATGTTGGTTACATGGATCAAACTGCCTTTGAGAAAATGGTCTCGCCGTTACTGTAA
- a CDS encoding peptidoglycan-binding protein gives MRKLIVLGILFVSSDAVLLAAPLTAWSFNYQQASLSVQLPAEAQKQKPKKTKKQHARDKVYSKEDILKIQKILSRYDYYDGPMDGKLNDELKQAIRDFQDDENLPKTGELDEETYKRIISLQAEESNQEPPRR, from the coding sequence ATGAGAAAGCTCATCGTGCTTGGCATATTGTTTGTCAGCAGCGATGCCGTATTGTTGGCCGCGCCGCTCACCGCCTGGTCATTCAACTACCAACAGGCCTCGCTCTCAGTGCAGCTCCCCGCCGAAGCTCAAAAGCAAAAACCTAAGAAGACCAAGAAACAACATGCACGTGACAAAGTTTATTCGAAGGAGGACATCCTGAAAATTCAAAAAATCCTCAGCCGTTACGACTACTATGATGGACCGATGGATGGCAAGCTGAATGACGAGTTGAAACAAGCGATCCGTGATTTTCAGGATGACGAGAACTTACCCAAGACGGGCGAGCTGGACGAAGAAACCTACAAACGGATCATCTCATTACAAGCAGAAGAGTCAAACCAGGAGCCGCCACGACGATGA
- a CDS encoding cytochrome c, with translation MKRMHSVTYFKVFSILVTVGVVFSFGGLYPLQHRVMGQSGWTAPESAKAVKNPVKADAASLAKGQELYRANCATCHGNKGEGDGPMAKRLKVKPASIKSAIKGQTDGELFWKISEGKPPMPPFKSSLKEADRWAIVNYIRSL, from the coding sequence ATGAAGCGAATGCATTCAGTGACTTATTTCAAAGTGTTCTCGATATTGGTTACTGTTGGAGTGGTATTCAGTTTTGGTGGCCTGTATCCGCTTCAACATCGAGTGATGGGGCAGAGCGGATGGACAGCGCCGGAAAGTGCCAAAGCCGTGAAGAATCCGGTGAAAGCTGACGCTGCGTCGCTGGCAAAGGGCCAGGAGTTGTACAGGGCCAACTGCGCGACGTGTCACGGTAACAAGGGTGAGGGTGATGGCCCGATGGCCAAGCGGCTGAAGGTCAAGCCAGCCTCCATCAAGTCAGCGATTAAGGGCCAGACGGACGGCGAGTTGTTCTGGAAGATCAGCGAAGGCAAACCGCCGATGCCGCCGTTCAAGTCCTCGCTCAAGGAGGCAGACCGTTGGGCGATTGTCAATTACATTCGCTCGCTCTAA
- a CDS encoding c-type cytochrome: protein MKTPRISLLLSLVLCFCVVVVLALPWTRDMYRFPSLWPYEWEMRPPPEGSLPIRDAQLPLSRLEAEQRLKNPVAATPASIEEGRQLYLIYCAVCHGSEGKGDGTVAAKLMTPPPDLTSEFVQARSDGFWFATIRYGGVIMPALGSSLSVDETWAIVNYLRSLKP from the coding sequence TTGAAAACTCCTAGGATTTCGCTTCTGTTGTCGCTCGTTCTTTGTTTTTGTGTGGTTGTTGTGCTGGCTTTGCCGTGGACGCGCGACATGTACAGGTTTCCGTCGCTCTGGCCGTACGAATGGGAGATGAGGCCGCCGCCGGAAGGTTCGCTGCCAATTCGTGACGCTCAATTGCCCCTGTCTCGCCTGGAGGCCGAGCAGCGCCTGAAGAACCCGGTCGCAGCGACGCCGGCCTCGATTGAAGAGGGACGGCAGCTTTACCTGATTTATTGCGCTGTCTGTCATGGCAGCGAGGGCAAAGGGGATGGAACCGTGGCGGCCAAGTTGATGACGCCGCCGCCAGATTTGACCTCGGAGTTCGTCCAGGCGCGCAGCGATGGATTTTGGTTCGCCACGATTCGCTATGGAGGCGTGATCATGCCGGCCCTCGGTTCATCGCTCTCGGTTGACGAAACGTGGGCCATTGTCAATTACCTGCGCAGCCTCAAACCGTAG
- a CDS encoding DUF3341 domain-containing protein yields MKPTGALGIFSHLDTAVRAVQQLRRQGFHHLVVHAPVPRHELLEALEHTSSSVGIWTLCGSVIGFVGGFAVAVWTSLDWPMMTGGKPIISVPAFIVIAFELAILFGGLATLLGFFVNARLPRSMKNVVYDPRFSEDHFGIFIGCRAEDVDAAHAALQAVGAKEVRVENS; encoded by the coding sequence ATGAAACCGACAGGCGCCTTAGGAATTTTCTCTCATCTGGATACTGCTGTGCGAGCGGTTCAGCAATTGCGTCGGCAGGGCTTTCATCATCTTGTTGTGCATGCACCGGTCCCGCGCCATGAGTTGCTGGAGGCGTTGGAACATACGAGCAGCTCGGTGGGGATTTGGACGTTGTGTGGCAGTGTGATTGGTTTTGTTGGCGGATTTGCAGTTGCTGTGTGGACTTCATTGGACTGGCCGATGATGACTGGCGGCAAACCGATCATATCGGTTCCTGCGTTCATTGTCATTGCCTTTGAGTTGGCCATCTTGTTTGGCGGGCTTGCTACGCTGCTTGGATTCTTCGTCAACGCTCGATTGCCCCGAAGCATGAAAAACGTCGTGTATGACCCGCGATTCAGCGAGGATCATTTTGGGATTTTCATCGGTTGTCGCGCCGAGGATGTTGACGCAGCGCACGCTGCATTGCAGGCCGTCGGCGCCAAGGAGGTGCGCGTTGAAAACTCCTAG
- the nrfD gene encoding polysulfide reductase NrfD produces MAQAKTTTEPTPHITYGQVNHDILRAMELLGRRYYLLLALDLLVLAWGGYCWSVMLRKGLGVAGFTNSIRWVTFIINFVFWVGIAHSGAMISAILFLFRARWRTAVARSAEAMTVFAIMTAALFPIIHLGRAWFAYWLFPYPNQRQLWVNFRSPLIWDMFAVSTYFVISVIFWYMGLIPDLAAARDRSRGLRGKLYGLLSLGWQGRGEQWVHFSSAYLFFAALATPLVVSVSSIVSWDFAMGLVPGWHSTIFAPYFVAGAILSGLAMLITLLVPVRKVFRLEPYITLHHFDNLGKMVLFISMIVTYAYINEFFIAWYSDNLFEQSAFRFRAFGHYAVVFWVMIACNSVIPLLLWFKSVRTNLAWLFVISVLVIIGMWLERFVIVVGSLSHDFNPWSWSVYRPTWVEAGIMAGSFAWFFLWFLLSIKWLPVVSMMEVKEALPPPLSKEGDRT; encoded by the coding sequence ATGGCTCAAGCAAAGACAACCACCGAGCCGACACCGCATATCACCTATGGGCAGGTCAACCACGATATTCTGCGTGCGATGGAATTGCTGGGCCGCCGGTATTATCTATTGCTGGCGCTTGACCTGCTGGTGTTGGCCTGGGGTGGTTACTGCTGGTCGGTCATGTTGCGCAAGGGACTGGGCGTAGCCGGATTCACCAACAGTATCCGTTGGGTGACGTTCATCATCAACTTCGTATTCTGGGTCGGCATCGCCCATTCGGGCGCAATGATTTCGGCGATCCTCTTTTTGTTTCGCGCGCGATGGCGCACCGCTGTGGCGCGCAGCGCCGAGGCGATGACGGTTTTTGCCATCATGACGGCTGCCCTGTTTCCCATTATTCACCTGGGACGCGCCTGGTTTGCATACTGGCTGTTTCCCTATCCGAACCAACGACAGTTGTGGGTGAACTTTCGCTCGCCGCTGATATGGGACATGTTTGCTGTGAGCACCTACTTTGTCATCAGTGTGATCTTTTGGTACATGGGATTGATTCCAGACCTGGCGGCGGCCCGCGACCGCTCGCGCGGGCTACGCGGCAAGCTCTATGGACTTCTCTCGCTGGGTTGGCAAGGTCGCGGTGAGCAGTGGGTCCATTTCAGCAGCGCGTATCTATTCTTTGCGGCGCTGGCCACACCGCTGGTGGTTTCCGTCAGTAGCATCGTTTCATGGGACTTCGCGATGGGATTGGTCCCCGGTTGGCACAGCACGATCTTTGCTCCATATTTCGTTGCCGGCGCAATCTTGTCTGGGCTGGCGATGCTGATTACGCTGCTGGTGCCGGTGCGGAAAGTCTTCAGGCTGGAGCCTTATATCACCCTCCACCACTTCGATAATCTGGGGAAGATGGTCTTGTTCATTTCGATGATTGTGACCTATGCCTACATCAACGAATTCTTCATTGCGTGGTATAGCGACAATCTATTCGAGCAGAGCGCGTTTCGTTTTCGCGCGTTTGGTCACTATGCCGTTGTGTTCTGGGTGATGATTGCTTGCAATTCGGTTATCCCGCTGCTACTGTGGTTCAAATCGGTTCGGACGAACCTTGCCTGGTTGTTTGTGATTTCGGTTCTGGTCATCATCGGCATGTGGCTGGAGCGATTTGTGATTGTGGTCGGGTCGCTCTCGCATGATTTCAATCCGTGGTCGTGGAGCGTCTATCGTCCGACGTGGGTAGAAGCGGGGATCATGGCCGGTAGCTTTGCCTGGTTTTTCCTCTGGTTTTTGCTCTCCATCAAGTGGTTGCCGGTTGTCTCGATGATGGAAGTCAAAGAGGCACTGCCACCGCCGTTGAGCAAGGAGGGTGACCGCACATGA
- a CDS encoding molybdopterin-dependent oxidoreductase, with product MTKPDVNRRHFLKLAGLSSVSAALSGCAQQPSTDKLIPYLVPPDHTVPGVSAWYATVCRECPAGCGVIVRTREGRAVKVEGNPQHPINHGRLCARGQASLQGLYNPDRIKQPLRRSASGQWQPIGWEEGEQLLAEKLKALRATGKTDRLVIVTPLVTGSLQRLIKDSLAALGGGRHIRYEAFSYEPLRAANRLTFGREAIAEYLLDEAEVLISFGADFLETWLSPVNYAGAFARMHALRNGKIGTFVHIEPRLSLTAANADQWVMIKPGTEAVLALSMLHVIIEEGLNTTRANVELIRGWVAAFTPEAAAEKTEVSAERIRQLARMLAQAKSGLAIAGGVATCGHNATMTAIAVNLLNYVTGNLGKTVRFDAEASIGQANSFADMLALTHAMNAGEVDLLILHDVNPVFTLPHAAGFEAAMRKVPFVVGLSSFMDETIANAHLVLPTHTPLESWGDYEPRAGARGLMQPVMQPVFDTKSPGDVLLSLLKQVDETASEKFPWETFHSYVQDVWKQVHQGMAGDEDFLTFWQEALRRGGLWQARSSEPVRLTLSALETASVEPTFEGDGLHLMVYPSSHHFDGRGANKPWLQEITDPLTKIAWDNWIEVHPETARQLGLTDGDVVRVSSPYGQIELPVYVYAFMRPDVVAIPFGQGHTQYGRYAQHRGANPAALLSPQPEAISGGLAWQAVRVQLQKTGRRHDLVSSEGSRTQAGRGIAQVVSLTEALHPPPRDVQHVPDMYPAHAHPEHRWGMVIDLQACIGCNACVAACYAENNLAIVGKEQMKRRREMAWIRIERYIEGTPQQPDVRFVPMTCQHCDNAPCEPVCPVYATVHTDEGLNAMVYNRCVGTRYCSNNCPYKVRAFNFFDYQWPEPLNWQLNPDVTVRTRGVMEKCTFCVQRIVEAQDRAKDEQRPVRDGEVIPACAQTCPTDAIIFGDLNDLTSRVAQRSSDPRGYRILEQLNTKPAITYLKKITQVSSGGSGDND from the coding sequence ATGACAAAGCCGGATGTGAATCGTCGTCATTTTCTGAAGCTCGCTGGTCTGAGCAGCGTGTCGGCTGCGCTCAGCGGCTGCGCGCAGCAGCCGTCAACCGACAAACTCATTCCTTACTTGGTTCCACCTGACCACACGGTGCCGGGCGTTTCGGCTTGGTACGCGACCGTTTGTCGCGAGTGTCCAGCCGGTTGCGGCGTCATCGTGCGCACGCGGGAAGGCCGAGCCGTCAAGGTTGAAGGCAACCCGCAGCATCCCATCAATCACGGACGACTATGCGCGCGGGGTCAGGCTTCGTTGCAAGGCCTCTATAATCCCGACCGCATCAAGCAGCCGTTGCGCCGCTCTGCTTCAGGGCAGTGGCAACCGATCGGTTGGGAAGAGGGTGAACAATTGCTCGCGGAAAAGCTCAAGGCGTTGCGCGCTACCGGCAAAACGGATCGCCTCGTCATCGTGACACCGCTCGTCACCGGCAGCTTGCAGCGGCTCATCAAAGACAGCTTGGCGGCGCTCGGCGGCGGGCGCCACATCCGCTACGAAGCATTTTCCTATGAGCCGCTACGAGCCGCTAATCGTCTCACATTCGGTCGTGAAGCCATCGCAGAGTATCTGTTGGATGAAGCTGAGGTCCTCATATCGTTCGGCGCCGATTTTCTTGAAACGTGGCTCTCGCCGGTCAATTATGCCGGCGCATTCGCTCGCATGCACGCGCTGCGCAACGGCAAGATCGGCACATTCGTGCACATCGAACCGCGCTTGTCGCTGACGGCGGCCAATGCCGACCAGTGGGTGATGATTAAACCCGGCACGGAGGCGGTCTTAGCGTTGAGCATGCTTCACGTCATTATCGAAGAAGGATTGAACACCACGAGAGCGAACGTTGAGCTGATCCGCGGCTGGGTTGCCGCATTCACGCCGGAGGCAGCGGCAGAGAAGACGGAGGTCTCGGCTGAGCGCATTCGTCAGTTAGCCCGCATGTTGGCCCAAGCCAAGTCGGGGTTGGCCATCGCCGGCGGCGTCGCCACCTGCGGTCACAATGCTACAATGACGGCCATTGCTGTCAATTTGCTCAACTATGTGACAGGCAATCTCGGTAAGACAGTTCGCTTTGACGCTGAGGCCAGCATCGGCCAGGCCAATTCGTTCGCCGATATGCTCGCGTTGACACATGCGATGAATGCCGGCGAAGTGGATCTCTTGATCCTGCACGATGTCAACCCGGTGTTCACGTTGCCGCACGCGGCGGGTTTTGAGGCAGCCATGCGCAAAGTGCCGTTTGTTGTTGGACTATCGAGTTTCATGGATGAAACGATAGCGAATGCTCATCTGGTGTTGCCGACGCACACGCCGCTGGAATCGTGGGGCGATTACGAACCACGCGCCGGCGCGCGCGGCCTCATGCAGCCGGTCATGCAGCCCGTGTTCGACACGAAATCGCCGGGCGATGTGTTGCTCTCGCTGCTCAAGCAGGTGGATGAAACGGCGAGCGAAAAATTTCCCTGGGAGACGTTTCATTCCTACGTGCAGGATGTCTGGAAGCAGGTTCATCAGGGCATGGCCGGTGATGAAGACTTTCTCACGTTTTGGCAAGAAGCATTGCGGCGCGGTGGCCTCTGGCAGGCTCGTTCGAGCGAGCCGGTTCGACTCACGCTCAGCGCCTTGGAGACGGCTTCGGTTGAGCCAACCTTTGAAGGTGATGGTTTGCATTTGATGGTCTATCCGTCATCTCATCACTTTGACGGACGCGGAGCCAACAAGCCGTGGCTGCAAGAGATCACTGACCCGCTGACGAAAATTGCGTGGGATAATTGGATTGAAGTGCATCCTGAAACAGCCCGTCAATTGGGGCTCACAGACGGCGATGTCGTGAGGGTTTCATCGCCGTATGGTCAGATTGAGCTGCCGGTGTATGTCTACGCTTTCATGCGGCCGGATGTGGTCGCCATCCCGTTTGGTCAGGGGCACACACAGTACGGGCGCTATGCCCAGCATCGTGGCGCTAATCCGGCGGCCTTGCTCTCGCCTCAACCAGAAGCGATCTCAGGCGGCTTGGCCTGGCAGGCTGTCCGAGTGCAATTGCAGAAAACCGGACGACGCCATGATCTGGTCAGTTCCGAAGGCAGCCGCACGCAAGCTGGGCGGGGCATTGCTCAGGTTGTCTCGTTGACCGAGGCGTTGCATCCGCCGCCGCGCGATGTGCAACACGTGCCTGATATGTATCCAGCGCACGCGCATCCTGAGCATCGTTGGGGCATGGTGATTGACTTGCAAGCATGCATCGGGTGCAATGCCTGTGTGGCCGCCTGCTATGCAGAGAACAATCTGGCTATTGTCGGCAAGGAACAAATGAAACGTCGCCGCGAGATGGCCTGGATTCGGATCGAGCGATACATCGAAGGCACGCCCCAGCAGCCTGACGTGCGGTTTGTTCCGATGACCTGTCAGCACTGCGATAACGCGCCGTGCGAACCGGTCTGTCCGGTCTATGCCACCGTGCACACGGATGAAGGACTCAATGCGATGGTTTACAACCGCTGTGTGGGCACGCGGTATTGCTCGAACAATTGTCCTTACAAAGTGCGAGCGTTTAACTTCTTCGATTACCAATGGCCTGAACCGCTCAATTGGCAGCTTAATCCAGATGTCACCGTTCGCACCAGAGGCGTCATGGAGAAGTGCACCTTCTGTGTGCAGCGGATTGTTGAAGCGCAGGATCGCGCCAAGGATGAGCAACGGCCCGTGCGCGATGGTGAAGTGATTCCCGCCTGCGCTCAGACGTGCCCCACCGACGCGATTATTTTCGGCGATTTGAATGACCTCACCAGTCGCGTCGCGCAGCGTTCCAGCGATCCGCGCGGCTATAGGATTTTGGAACAGTTGAACACAAAGCCGGCAATCACCTACCTGAAGAAGATCACACAGGTATCATCTGGAGGATCGGGTGATAATGACTGA
- a CDS encoding cytochrome c family protein has translation MRQGQMSFRLIAVAAILVGATGLYLQTPRGHAPQQPIAHSHKLHAGDLQINCLFCHDGARRSAIAGVPSMQRCMGCHNAIEKETPELQKLKAAWDEKKPIEWMRVHKLPEFTRFNHKRHLAAGITCQTCHGEVQTMEGVRQVAPLTMGWCVQCHQQRQASLDCLTCHH, from the coding sequence GTGAGACAGGGGCAGATGTCGTTTCGATTGATCGCCGTTGCCGCGATATTGGTGGGAGCTACTGGACTCTACCTTCAGACTCCACGCGGGCACGCGCCACAACAGCCGATTGCCCATAGTCACAAACTCCACGCCGGCGATTTGCAGATCAATTGTCTGTTCTGTCATGACGGAGCGCGCCGCTCGGCCATTGCCGGCGTGCCGTCCATGCAGCGGTGCATGGGATGCCACAACGCCATCGAGAAGGAGACGCCGGAGCTGCAAAAACTGAAGGCTGCCTGGGATGAAAAAAAGCCGATCGAGTGGATGCGCGTTCATAAGCTGCCGGAGTTCACTCGGTTCAATCATAAGCGGCATCTTGCCGCTGGTATCACCTGCCAGACCTGTCACGGCGAGGTTCAAACGATGGAAGGAGTTCGGCAGGTCGCGCCGTTGACGATGGGATGGTGTGTCCAGTGCCATCAACAGCGGCAAGCCTCGCTCGATTGTTTAACGTGTCATCATTAG